One window of Candidatus Methylomirabilota bacterium genomic DNA carries:
- a CDS encoding thioredoxin family protein — protein MAQLRIPLDAQRFAKGLTWKDYLAQMGDTQARTEHNYQKSGLTEEEREFFSGISQVRNALMLAENWCGDVHRNSPLIAHICEAMPNCDLRVFLRDQNPDLRDTFLNNGYQSIPVVVFFDKDWNEIGRWIERAHAATAKATGIRARTVDAAPPAKDKQDAAMAEYRKQVQAEYDVPGGPLWRAAASEVRLVLEQRLGLAAKK, from the coding sequence ATGGCCCAGCTGAGGATTCCCCTGGACGCGCAGCGCTTCGCCAAAGGCCTGACCTGGAAGGACTATCTCGCCCAGATGGGCGACACCCAGGCCCGGACCGAGCACAACTACCAGAAGTCGGGCCTGACCGAGGAAGAGCGGGAATTCTTCAGCGGGATCAGCCAGGTGCGGAACGCGCTGATGCTCGCCGAGAACTGGTGCGGCGACGTCCACCGCAACTCGCCGCTGATCGCCCACATCTGCGAAGCGATGCCGAACTGCGACCTGCGCGTGTTCTTGCGCGACCAGAACCCCGACCTGCGAGACACCTTCCTGAACAACGGCTACCAGTCCATCCCGGTCGTGGTCTTCTTCGACAAAGACTGGAACGAGATCGGGCGCTGGATCGAGCGGGCCCACGCGGCGACGGCCAAGGCCACCGGGATCCGCGCGCGCACGGTCGATGCGGCTCCACCGGCGAAGGACAAGCAGGACGCCGCGATGGCCGAGTACCGGAAGCAGGTCCAGGCCGAGTACGACGTTCCCGGTGGCCCCCTCTGGCGCGCCGCCGCCAGCGAGGTGCGCCTGGTGCTGGAGCAGCGGCTGGGTCTGGCGGCCAAGAAGTAG
- a CDS encoding proteasome activator: MGERDPEIIVPGQGRRESGEFVSQPAKLLRIASMIRELLQEVRQSSLDEAGRKRLREIYDRALAELKEGLSEDLQQELGTLAIPLQGTPSESEIRIAQAQLVGWLEGLFHGIQAALWAQHMQARAQFEEMRRRGLPPGSPGAPGEAEASGPGQYL; the protein is encoded by the coding sequence ATGGGCGAGCGAGATCCCGAAATCATCGTTCCCGGTCAAGGGCGGCGGGAGTCAGGGGAGTTCGTCTCCCAGCCGGCGAAACTGCTCCGGATCGCGTCGATGATCCGAGAGCTGTTGCAAGAGGTCCGGCAGTCTTCTCTGGACGAGGCCGGTCGGAAACGCCTGCGCGAGATATACGACCGGGCGCTGGCGGAGCTGAAGGAGGGCCTGTCGGAGGATCTGCAGCAGGAGCTCGGCACGCTCGCGATCCCCCTTCAAGGGACGCCCAGCGAGTCGGAAATCCGCATCGCCCAGGCCCAGCTGGTGGGGTGGCTGGAAGGGCTGTTCCACGGAATTCAGGCCGCCCTGTGGGCGCAGCACATGCAGGCCCGGGCCCAGTTCGAGGAGATGCGTCGCCGAGGATTGCCCCCGGGCTCCCCGGGGGCGCCGGGCGAAGCCGAGGCATCCGGGCCCGGCCAGTATCTGTAG
- a CDS encoding sulfite oxidase, whose product MDERRERDQILTRRQFLSTAAAATAALAGSGPALAQAPSQPTRVHAKPAPAEIFIDHGINQETRLETLRGYLTPGSHFFIRNHATTPALDLRTWRLRVEGNAVEQPLELTFEDLLRLPSRSVICFVECAGNGRGFFKEFMGRVASGTQWRLGAIGVAEWSGVPLAAVLDLARVKRDTPRDVLNVLIEGLDSVKVNRPISLEKAREDGTLLAYAMNGQPLLPDHGFPVRAVVPGWVGINNIKWVGRIEVRDGSIDVPTTTTTYVLEGPDHPTKVPLRLQTLKSAVALPWGATFPAGRHTVSGFAWSPVGRISRVDYSLDRGATWRPANLREPNLPRAWARWDFEWDARPGEHVILTRATDGQGNTQPTSIPWNRQGYGYNVPVPHPVKIT is encoded by the coding sequence ATGGACGAGCGGAGGGAGCGGGACCAGATCCTCACGCGGCGGCAGTTCCTATCGACGGCGGCCGCGGCGACGGCGGCCCTGGCGGGGAGCGGGCCGGCGCTGGCCCAGGCGCCGTCGCAACCCACCCGTGTCCACGCCAAGCCGGCGCCGGCCGAGATCTTCATCGACCACGGCATCAACCAGGAGACCCGGCTGGAAACACTCCGCGGCTACCTGACCCCCGGCAGCCACTTCTTCATTCGCAACCATGCGACCACCCCCGCTCTCGACCTCCGCACGTGGCGACTGCGCGTCGAGGGAAACGCGGTCGAGCAGCCGCTCGAGCTGACCTTCGAGGACCTGCTGCGTCTGCCCTCGCGCTCGGTCATCTGCTTCGTGGAGTGCGCCGGCAACGGCCGGGGCTTCTTCAAGGAGTTCATGGGGCGCGTCGCCTCGGGGACCCAGTGGCGCCTGGGCGCCATCGGTGTCGCCGAGTGGAGCGGCGTTCCGCTGGCCGCGGTGCTCGACCTGGCCAGGGTGAAGCGCGACACGCCGCGCGACGTGCTCAACGTGCTCATCGAAGGCCTCGACTCGGTCAAGGTGAACCGGCCGATCAGCCTCGAAAAGGCCCGGGAGGATGGGACCCTGCTGGCGTACGCGATGAACGGGCAGCCCTTGTTGCCGGACCACGGCTTTCCGGTACGGGCCGTCGTCCCCGGCTGGGTCGGGATCAACAACATCAAGTGGGTGGGGCGGATCGAGGTGCGCGACGGCAGCATCGACGTGCCGACCACCACGACGACGTACGTGCTGGAGGGGCCCGATCACCCGACGAAGGTGCCCCTCCGGCTCCAGACGCTCAAGAGTGCCGTCGCGCTGCCGTGGGGGGCGACGTTTCCGGCCGGTCGGCACACGGTGAGCGGCTTCGCCTGGTCGCCGGTCGGCCGCATCAGCCGCGTCGACTACAGCCTGGACCGCGGGGCCACCTGGCGGCCGGCCAACCTGCGCGAGCCGAACCTCCCCAGGGCCTGGGCGCGCTGGGACTTCGAGTGGGACGCCCGACCCGGCGAGCACGTGATCCTGACGAGGGCCACCGACGGCCAGGGGAACACCCAGCCGACGAGCATCCCGTGGAACCGCCAGGGCTACGGCTACAACGTGCCGGTGCCCCACCCGGTGAAGATTACCTAA
- a CDS encoding FAD-dependent oxidoreductase, protein MAGDRGRVHCCIAGGGPAGMMLGLLLARAGVSVLVLEKHADFLRDFRGDTIHPSTLEVMHELGLLDSLLRLPHQEVRELTAQIGDVAVPIADFTHLPTRCRFLAFMPQWDFLDFLARQAARYPTFRLQMQAEVTGLLEESGRVAGVQAVSRNGPIAIRADLVVAADGRHSAVREKAGLPVTELGAPMDVLWFRLPRAPDDTGQTMGRFELGQIFIMINRGEYWQCGYVIPKGQFDEIRAAGLESFRQRVARLAPFAKGQAGELRAWDDVKLLTVQVDRVSRWYRPGLLCIGDAAHAMSPIGGVGINLAIQDAVAAANVLAASLCERRVTVHHLHQVQRRRQLPTRLTQRIQVVIQNRVIKSVLGSTRPLKPPLALRLIGIIPLLRRIPAWLVGIGIRPEHVKSPVAPVATVDRCRS, encoded by the coding sequence ATGGCGGGTGACCGGGGTCGGGTGCACTGCTGCATCGCGGGTGGCGGGCCAGCCGGGATGATGCTCGGACTGTTGCTGGCGCGCGCCGGGGTCAGCGTCCTCGTTCTCGAGAAGCACGCGGACTTCCTGCGGGATTTCCGCGGCGACACGATCCACCCGTCGACGCTCGAGGTCATGCACGAGCTCGGATTGCTGGACAGCCTCTTGCGGCTGCCGCACCAGGAAGTTCGCGAGCTGACGGCGCAGATCGGCGACGTGGCGGTGCCGATCGCCGACTTCACTCACCTGCCGACGCGTTGCCGGTTCCTCGCCTTCATGCCGCAATGGGACTTCCTCGACTTCCTGGCCCGTCAGGCCGCCCGCTACCCCACGTTCCGATTGCAAATGCAGGCCGAGGTGACCGGGCTCCTCGAGGAGTCGGGGCGCGTGGCCGGAGTGCAGGCGGTGAGCAGGAACGGCCCGATCGCGATCCGCGCCGATCTCGTCGTCGCCGCCGACGGCCGGCACTCCGCGGTCCGCGAAAAGGCGGGCCTGCCGGTGACGGAGCTGGGTGCCCCCATGGACGTCCTCTGGTTCCGCCTCCCCCGCGCGCCGGACGACACCGGCCAGACCATGGGCCGTTTCGAGCTCGGGCAGATCTTCATCATGATCAATCGCGGCGAGTACTGGCAGTGTGGCTACGTGATCCCCAAGGGCCAGTTCGACGAGATTCGCGCGGCGGGGTTGGAATCCTTCCGCCAGAGGGTGGCGCGATTGGCGCCGTTTGCGAAGGGCCAGGCGGGCGAGCTCCGGGCCTGGGACGATGTGAAGCTGCTCACGGTGCAGGTGGACCGGGTCTCCCGCTGGTATCGTCCGGGCCTGCTCTGCATCGGCGATGCCGCTCACGCGATGTCCCCGATCGGCGGGGTCGGCATCAACCTGGCGATCCAGGACGCGGTCGCCGCCGCCAATGTCCTGGCGGCGTCATTGTGCGAGCGCCGGGTGACGGTCCACCACTTACACCAGGTGCAAAGGCGCCGCCAGCTGCCTACGCGACTGACGCAGCGGATCCAGGTGGTGATTCAGAACCGGGTCATCAAGTCAGTGCTGGGCAGCACGAGGCCGTTGAAGCCGCCGCTGGCACTCCGTCTCATCGGAATCATCCCGCTGCTGCGACGGATCCCGGCTTGGCTCGTCGGGATCGGCATCCGCCCCGAGCATGTGAAGTCACCTGTGGCTCCGGTGGCGACCGTCGACCGATGCCGGTCCTGA